The proteins below are encoded in one region of Pseudomonas putida NBRC 14164:
- a CDS encoding NUDIX domain-containing protein translates to MSTVEVLASVDIVALRLAPDAQHLEVLLHRREREPHAGQWALPGVIVNGRTPDTSLEDAASRALHEKARVQPCYMEQVGTEGNAFRDPRGWSLSTYYLALLDPAQAVEGEQLAFFDLDSVLGRKVLLPFDHNLLVERARERLAAKTVYSSLPLYLLAQKFTVQDALGAVQACLGQAVNGTSVRKRLERLRELGWVRDTGEKHQPRLGRPQQVYQYTPQGGKPFMFDRSLLPESG, encoded by the coding sequence GTGAGTACAGTCGAAGTCCTGGCCAGTGTCGACATTGTCGCCCTGCGCCTGGCCCCTGATGCCCAGCATCTGGAAGTGTTGTTGCACCGTCGTGAGCGCGAGCCGCATGCCGGGCAATGGGCCTTGCCCGGGGTCATCGTAAATGGGCGTACCCCCGACACCAGTCTGGAGGATGCCGCCAGCCGGGCCCTGCACGAGAAGGCCCGGGTGCAACCGTGCTACATGGAGCAGGTGGGTACCGAGGGCAATGCATTTCGCGATCCACGAGGGTGGTCGTTGAGCACCTATTACCTGGCGTTGCTCGACCCCGCGCAGGCCGTCGAAGGCGAGCAACTGGCGTTTTTCGATCTGGACAGTGTGCTGGGGCGCAAGGTGCTGTTGCCCTTTGACCACAATCTGCTGGTGGAGCGGGCCCGCGAACGGCTGGCGGCAAAGACGGTGTACAGCAGCCTGCCGCTTTACCTGTTGGCGCAGAAGTTTACAGTGCAGGATGCGCTCGGGGCGGTGCAGGCTTGCCTGGGCCAGGCGGTGAACGGTACCTCTGTGCGCAAACGCCTGGAGCGTTTACGCGAGCTGGGGTGGGTGAGGGATACGGGGGAGAAGCACCAGCCTAGGCTGGGCAGGCCGCAGCAGGTGTATCAGTACACGCCGCAGGGGGGGAAGCCATTCATGTTTGACCGCAGTTTGTTACCTGAAAGCGGATAA
- a CDS encoding response regulator, with translation MARSVLVVEDDELIRTLACEALESLDLDVHSCSCVDEAITVLETMAHLDLVLTDIQMPGQLNGVDLAHLIIDRWPATAVIVMSAGQLDPGVRLPECSTFLSKPWTVDQLLNAVERQLSPKASV, from the coding sequence ATGGCTCGCAGTGTATTGGTGGTAGAGGATGACGAGTTGATCCGAACGCTCGCCTGCGAGGCGCTGGAATCGCTCGACCTCGACGTGCACAGCTGTAGTTGTGTCGATGAGGCGATAACAGTGCTGGAAACAATGGCCCACCTGGACCTCGTATTGACCGATATCCAGATGCCTGGCCAACTCAATGGAGTGGATCTTGCCCACCTGATCATTGATCGTTGGCCTGCTACCGCCGTGATCGTGATGTCGGCCGGCCAACTTGATCCCGGCGTTCGCCTGCCTGAGTGTTCAACGTTCCTGTCCAAACCCTGGACGGTTGACCAGTTACTGAACGCTGTTGAGCGACAGCTATCGCCTAAGGCAAGTGTTTAG
- a CDS encoding LysR family transcriptional regulator: MTPEQLITFATVAEHGNISHAAQALHLSQPAVSGQLKLLQEAFGEPLYQRAGRGVRLTAAGEQLLAHAERLRETFRQARALREAMRGLERGTLRIGASTTPASYLLPYLIADFHARHPDVLVTTSHGNTAEIVAALDSVDIALIEGPPGQELPLGTQVTAWREDEIVAIVPSGHPLAGSDQQALASLGAYPLVLRESGSGVRQIVERAFARDGVAMRVALEIAGVEGVKEAVRAGMGVGFVSAMSIRHEDGALHRLQVAPQPLVRRFSILMPHAATPSRAAARFLELCVGMQQVG, translated from the coding sequence ATGACCCCAGAACAACTGATAACATTTGCCACTGTCGCCGAGCACGGCAACATCAGCCATGCGGCCCAGGCGCTGCACCTGTCGCAGCCGGCGGTGTCCGGCCAGCTCAAGCTGCTGCAGGAGGCTTTTGGCGAGCCGCTGTATCAGCGTGCCGGCCGTGGTGTGCGGTTGACGGCAGCCGGCGAGCAGTTGCTGGCCCATGCCGAGCGCCTGCGCGAAACCTTCCGCCAGGCCAGGGCACTGCGTGAGGCCATGCGTGGCCTGGAGCGCGGTACCTTGCGTATCGGTGCCAGTACCACACCTGCCAGCTACCTGCTGCCTTACCTGATCGCCGACTTCCATGCCCGCCACCCGGACGTGCTGGTGACTACATCGCACGGCAACACGGCAGAGATCGTCGCTGCGCTGGACAGTGTCGACATCGCCCTGATCGAAGGGCCGCCTGGGCAGGAGTTGCCCTTGGGCACGCAAGTGACGGCCTGGCGCGAGGACGAGATCGTTGCCATCGTGCCCAGTGGTCATCCGCTGGCAGGCAGTGACCAGCAGGCCTTGGCGTCGCTGGGTGCTTACCCGCTGGTGCTGCGCGAGAGCGGCTCGGGAGTGCGGCAGATTGTCGAGCGGGCGTTTGCCCGTGATGGTGTGGCGATGCGCGTAGCGCTGGAAATTGCCGGGGTGGAAGGGGTGAAGGAGGCGGTGCGTGCGGGGATGGGGGTTGGCTTTGTGTCGGCGATGTCCATCCGCCATGAGGATGGGGCGCTGCACAGGTTGCAGGTTGCGCCGCAGCCTTTGGTCAGGCGGTTTTCCATTCTGATGCCGCATGCCGCGACGCCATCGCGGGCGGCGGCGCGGTTTCTTGAGTTGTGTGTGGGTATGCAACAGGTCGGTTGA
- the ppnN gene encoding nucleotide 5'-monophosphate nucleosidase PpnN, with protein sequence MPQRNVINASVSPKGSLETLSQREVQQLSEVGTGSLYTLFRQCALAILNTGAHVDNAKTILEAYKDFEVKIHQQDRGVRLELLNAPADAFVDGEMIASTREMLFSALRDIVYTESELASQRIDLESSQGITDYVFHLLRNARTLRPGVEPKMVVCWGGHSISTEEYQYTKKVGHELGLRKLDVCTGCGPGVMKGPMKGATIAHAKQRMHGSRYLGLTEPGIIAAEAPNPIVNELVILPDIEKRLEAFVRVGHGIIIFPGGAGTAEEFLYLLGILMHPDNHDVPFPVVLTGPRSAEPYLQQLHAFVGATLGEAAHCLYEIIIDDPAEVARHMVEGLKEVKQFRRERNDAFHFNWLLKIEESFQRPFDPTHQAMAELDLRRELPPHELAANLRRAFSGIVAGNVKDKGIRLIEEHGPYQIHGDSAVLDPLGRLLQAFVDQHRMKLPGGAAYVPCYQVVT encoded by the coding sequence ATGCCTCAACGCAATGTCATCAATGCATCCGTCAGCCCCAAAGGCAGCCTGGAAACGCTGTCACAACGTGAAGTGCAGCAACTGAGTGAAGTCGGTACCGGTAGCCTTTACACCCTGTTCCGCCAGTGCGCCCTGGCCATCCTCAACACCGGCGCCCATGTCGACAATGCCAAGACTATCCTCGAGGCCTACAAGGACTTCGAGGTTAAAATCCACCAACAGGACCGCGGCGTGCGTCTGGAGCTGCTGAATGCCCCGGCCGACGCCTTCGTCGATGGCGAAATGATCGCCAGCACCCGTGAAATGCTGTTCAGCGCCCTGCGCGACATCGTCTACACCGAGAGCGAGCTGGCCAGCCAGCGCATCGACCTGGAAAGCTCCCAGGGCATCACCGATTACGTGTTCCACCTGCTGCGCAACGCGCGCACCCTGCGCCCGGGTGTGGAGCCGAAGATGGTGGTGTGCTGGGGCGGCCACTCGATCAGCACCGAGGAATACCAGTACACCAAGAAGGTCGGCCACGAACTGGGCCTGCGCAAGCTGGACGTGTGCACCGGCTGCGGCCCTGGCGTGATGAAGGGGCCGATGAAAGGCGCCACCATCGCCCACGCCAAGCAGCGCATGCATGGCAGCCGCTACCTGGGCCTGACCGAGCCGGGCATCATCGCCGCCGAGGCGCCCAACCCGATCGTCAACGAGCTGGTGATCCTGCCGGACATCGAGAAACGCCTGGAAGCCTTCGTGCGTGTCGGTCACGGCATCATTATCTTCCCCGGCGGTGCCGGCACGGCCGAGGAGTTCCTCTACCTGCTGGGCATCCTCATGCACCCGGACAACCACGACGTGCCGTTCCCGGTGGTGCTCACCGGCCCGCGCAGCGCCGAGCCTTACCTGCAACAATTGCATGCCTTCGTCGGCGCCACCCTGGGCGAGGCGGCGCACTGCTTGTACGAAATCATCATTGATGACCCGGCCGAAGTTGCCCGGCACATGGTCGAAGGGCTCAAGGAGGTCAAGCAGTTCCGCCGTGAGCGCAACGACGCCTTCCACTTCAACTGGCTGCTGAAGATCGAAGAGAGCTTCCAGCGCCCGTTCGACCCGACCCACCAGGCCATGGCCGAGCTGGACCTGCGCCGCGAGCTGCCACCCCATGAACTGGCTGCCAACCTGCGCCGGGCTTTTTCGGGCATCGTTGCCGGGAACGTCAAGGACAAAGGCATCCGCCTGATCGAGGAACACGGGCCGTATCAGATCCACGGCGACAGCGCTGTACTGGACCCCCTGGGCCGGCTGCTACAGGCCTTCGTCGACCAGCACCGCATGAAACTGCCCGGCGGCGCAGCGTATGTGCCGTGCTACCAGGTAGTAACCTGA
- a CDS encoding GGDEF domain-containing protein: MLTISVALAAAAALYLAIEWRSVRETSLLFWSAGFATITVGCILALLRGVGLLFIGIWFANGLLVVAHCFFLMGVLRFTQDRLSRAWLMIVVVWFALLLLPVGPQWSKVMLMVNSLLVAALTLKASFLLRPHGKSLSVGAVQLRYVLLVHGLFYVAKAVIAITPGTLIDLATFGGMIIQISLVEGAMAIMLIALSMTGTVRYRREERIARLAARDPLTALYNRRALEVRAGHFFKDVSPAQPGALLLIDIDNFKLVNDLHGHIAGDRLLIALSEMIRTVLPERALAARLGGDEFVILLSGASSERVMELGGFLREQFQQYASKTVPTPHAVTLSIGVNLFDQPPASLAALIEQGDVALYQSKRSGRDSIRFVERPMADLNQ, translated from the coding sequence ATGCTGACCATCTCGGTCGCCCTGGCAGCGGCGGCTGCCCTGTACCTGGCGATTGAGTGGCGCAGTGTCCGCGAAACCTCACTGCTGTTCTGGAGTGCCGGTTTTGCCACTATTACTGTCGGTTGTATCCTGGCCTTGTTGCGCGGGGTCGGGTTGTTGTTCATCGGCATCTGGTTCGCCAACGGTTTGCTGGTGGTGGCACACTGTTTTTTCCTGATGGGCGTACTGCGCTTTACCCAGGACCGCTTGTCGCGGGCCTGGCTGATGATTGTGGTGGTCTGGTTCGCCTTGCTGTTGTTGCCCGTAGGGCCGCAGTGGTCGAAGGTGATGCTGATGGTCAACTCGTTGCTGGTGGCGGCATTGACGCTGAAGGCCAGCTTCCTGTTGCGGCCCCACGGCAAGTCGCTGAGTGTCGGGGCCGTGCAGCTGCGTTATGTACTGCTGGTTCACGGGCTGTTCTATGTGGCCAAGGCGGTCATTGCGATCACGCCGGGAACGTTGATTGACCTGGCCACCTTTGGCGGGATGATCATTCAGATTTCCCTGGTCGAGGGGGCGATGGCGATCATGCTGATTGCCTTGTCGATGACCGGCACAGTGCGCTATCGGCGCGAGGAGCGGATTGCCCGGCTGGCAGCCCGCGACCCGTTGACCGCGCTGTACAACCGGCGAGCGCTGGAGGTACGGGCAGGGCATTTCTTCAAGGACGTCAGCCCGGCGCAGCCCGGGGCGTTGCTGCTGATCGACATCGACAACTTCAAGCTGGTCAACGACCTGCACGGGCATATCGCCGGGGACCGGTTGCTGATTGCCCTGAGCGAGATGATTCGTACGGTGCTACCCGAGCGCGCGCTGGCCGCGCGGTTGGGCGGCGATGAGTTCGTCATCTTGTTGAGCGGGGCGAGTAGCGAGCGGGTCATGGAGCTGGGTGGGTTTTTGCGTGAGCAATTTCAGCAGTATGCCAGCAAGACCGTGCCTACGCCGCACGCGGTTACCTTGAGCATCGGCGTGAACCTGTTCGACCAGCCGCCGGCGAGCCTGGCGGCGTTGATCGAGCAGGGGGATGTGGCCTTGTACCAGTCCAAACGCAGTGGGCGCGATAGCATTCGGTTTGTTGAGCGGCCGATGGCTGACCTCAACCAATAG
- a CDS encoding LysR substrate-binding domain-containing protein has protein sequence MPFDLTDLRLLLAIAATGSLSKAAATFPVAVSAASNRLRLLEERCGLALFIRNAAGMQLTPSGRLVLEGARTVLAEAQKLQGTLKELSGEHRITLRLAASTVTNSTLLPAVLGPFLADYPEVDLQLVEHKSVDVLRVVVANECEIGVYDGILNSEGVVSLPFRTERLVMLVPAGHPLAGREQLRLVDALGFAFICLPGERPMQRFVEEMAMKLAMPLKVRVRAPSFEAIAQLVAQRAGVAMLPETAALRAEQELPVRRVALAESWATLELRLCFRDWEQLSSHGRQLVSFLSGLEGGETTAISVVNTVP, from the coding sequence ATGCCATTCGACCTGACTGACCTGCGCCTGCTGCTGGCCATCGCTGCCACAGGCAGCCTGAGCAAGGCGGCTGCCACCTTTCCGGTGGCCGTATCGGCCGCCAGTAATCGCCTGCGCCTGCTGGAAGAGCGCTGCGGGCTGGCGCTGTTCATCCGTAATGCCGCTGGCATGCAGCTAACGCCATCCGGGCGACTGGTGCTCGAGGGCGCGCGAACCGTCCTCGCTGAGGCGCAAAAGCTGCAGGGCACCTTGAAAGAGCTGTCTGGTGAGCACCGCATCACCTTGCGCCTGGCGGCTTCCACCGTGACCAACAGCACATTGCTGCCCGCCGTGTTGGGGCCGTTCCTGGCGGACTACCCGGAAGTCGACCTGCAGCTGGTCGAGCACAAGAGCGTGGATGTGCTGCGGGTAGTGGTGGCCAACGAATGCGAGATCGGTGTGTATGACGGCATCCTGAACAGTGAGGGCGTGGTATCGCTGCCGTTTCGCACCGAGCGCCTGGTGATGCTGGTGCCTGCCGGTCATCCACTGGCCGGGCGCGAGCAGCTACGCCTGGTCGACGCCTTGGGCTTTGCGTTCATCTGCCTCCCGGGTGAGCGGCCGATGCAGCGTTTTGTCGAGGAAATGGCGATGAAGCTGGCCATGCCCCTGAAGGTTCGGGTGCGTGCACCGAGTTTCGAGGCGATCGCTCAGTTGGTGGCACAGCGTGCAGGGGTGGCAATGCTGCCTGAAACAGCGGCCCTTCGCGCCGAACAGGAGCTGCCGGTGCGCAGGGTGGCCCTGGCCGAAAGCTGGGCCACCCTGGAGCTTCGCCTGTGCTTCCGTGACTGGGAGCAATTGAGCTCGCATGGGCGGCAACTGGTGAGTTTTCTCTCCGGGCTTGAGGGGGGCGAGACCACTGCGATTTCTGTAGTGAACACTGTGCCTTGA
- a CDS encoding YeiH family protein: protein MATVPSHPAYSPTLSTRGRLNGILFVALFALAVTQLAALPAIANLGISPLIVGIVAGALYGNALRDGVPASWAAGINFSARGLLRIAVAFFGLRVSLQEIAEVGWSGLLVSLLVVSSTLLIGLWCGMKLFKLDRDTALLTAAGSAICGAAAVLAFESALRSAPHKSAMAVGSVVLFGTLSMFLYPLAINAGWLHLDTLGAGLFLGGTIHEVAQVVGAASNVSPEATHIATIVKMTRVMLLVPVLLVVGLWISRSRKAGQAQGNGRIAMPWFAFGFLALVLVNSLQVLPGSVTQAVNSLDTFALTMAMTALGMETRFSQIRQAGPKALATGAILNLWLVGGGLAITLGVQKLLG from the coding sequence ATGGCCACGGTTCCGTCCCACCCCGCTTATTCGCCTACCCTCTCTACCCGAGGGCGGCTCAACGGCATCCTGTTCGTCGCGCTTTTTGCGCTTGCAGTCACTCAGCTGGCGGCCTTGCCTGCCATCGCCAACCTGGGCATCAGCCCGTTGATTGTCGGCATCGTCGCCGGCGCGCTGTACGGCAATGCCTTGCGCGATGGTGTACCGGCCAGCTGGGCTGCCGGCATAAACTTTTCGGCCCGCGGCCTGCTGCGCATTGCCGTGGCCTTCTTTGGCCTGCGGGTCAGCCTGCAGGAAATCGCCGAAGTCGGCTGGTCGGGGCTGCTCGTGTCGTTGCTGGTGGTGTCCAGCACCCTGCTGATCGGCCTGTGGTGTGGCATGAAGCTGTTCAAGCTGGACCGCGATACCGCTCTGCTGACCGCCGCTGGCAGCGCCATCTGTGGCGCCGCCGCCGTGCTGGCCTTCGAATCGGCACTGCGCAGTGCACCGCACAAGAGCGCCATGGCCGTCGGCAGCGTGGTGTTGTTCGGCACCTTGTCGATGTTCCTCTACCCGCTGGCCATCAACGCCGGCTGGCTGCACCTGGACACCCTGGGCGCCGGGCTTTTCCTGGGCGGCACTATCCACGAAGTCGCTCAAGTAGTGGGCGCAGCCAGTAACGTCAGCCCTGAAGCCACCCACATCGCCACCATCGTCAAGATGACCCGGGTGATGCTGCTGGTACCGGTACTGCTGGTGGTAGGCCTGTGGATCAGCCGCTCGCGCAAGGCCGGCCAGGCGCAGGGCAATGGGCGCATTGCGATGCCCTGGTTCGCCTTCGGCTTCCTTGCCCTGGTGCTGGTGAATTCACTGCAGGTACTGCCGGGTAGCGTGACCCAGGCGGTGAACAGCCTCGACACTTTTGCCCTGACCATGGCCATGACTGCACTGGGTATGGAAACCCGCTTCAGCCAGATTCGCCAGGCCGGGCCAAAGGCGCTGGCTACCGGGGCGATTCTGAACCTGTGGCTGGTAGGCGGTGGCTTGGCAATTACCCTCGGCGTGCAGAAGCTGTTGGGATAA
- a CDS encoding isochorismatase family protein gives MKIASFDVDAQNGFTANAPLELPVPEGDEIAADLNDMALRADLRLGSKDAHPANAAWVVADPAHMLQPLQLANADLTWVSHCVPGTPGFALLPGLPAPIDYDYFVWKGVEPDLHPYGACYHDLAERRSTGVIEYLKVQQVGAVIVGGLALDYCVKTTARQLRQAGFQVLLYLPACRALTQAGAIEACGALAAEGVILCGDEDALDHQLALIKEDRP, from the coding sequence ATGAAGATCGCCAGTTTCGATGTCGACGCGCAAAACGGCTTCACTGCTAACGCCCCGCTGGAGCTGCCCGTGCCCGAAGGCGACGAAATTGCGGCTGACCTGAACGACATGGCCTTGCGCGCCGACCTGCGCCTGGGCAGCAAGGACGCGCACCCGGCCAACGCCGCCTGGGTGGTCGCCGACCCTGCGCACATGCTGCAACCCCTGCAACTGGCCAACGCCGACCTGACCTGGGTCAGCCACTGCGTCCCCGGCACACCGGGCTTCGCGCTACTGCCCGGCCTGCCCGCCCCCATCGACTATGACTACTTCGTGTGGAAAGGCGTCGAACCTGACCTGCACCCCTACGGCGCCTGCTACCACGACCTGGCCGAGCGCCGGTCCACCGGGGTGATCGAATACCTCAAGGTACAGCAGGTGGGCGCGGTGATCGTCGGCGGCCTGGCCCTGGACTACTGCGTCAAGACCACCGCCCGCCAGTTGCGCCAGGCCGGCTTCCAGGTGCTGCTCTACCTGCCGGCCTGCCGCGCGCTTACCCAGGCCGGGGCCATCGAGGCGTGTGGTGCGTTGGCCGCCGAGGGCGTGATCCTCTGCGGCGACGAGGACGCGCTTGACCACCAGCTTGCCCTGATCAAGGAAGACCGCCCATGA
- the pssA gene encoding CDP-diacylglycerol--serine O-phosphatidyltransferase, whose product MNPESMLAALPGYAISPESIQVLPDAKAYRACLLERIRTATRRIVIVALYLQEDEAGQEVLDALYQAKAERPGLEITIVVDWFRARRGLLGGGRQPGNAAWYQAQRQLRGLDIVIHGVPVQTRELFGVLHLKGSIIDDCVIYTGASLNNVYLHRFDRYRLDRYHLFQSPGLADAMVDLVQRLLHHTATPRLDLPAQPATRSLRGDIRRLRARLRRMAYEAPASVAGQGLRVIPLLGVGRGNPLNRAMCALLAAARTQLIISTPYFNPPRVVMRELDHALERGVHVELIVGDRTANDFYIAPGEPFSASGALPYLYEDNLRAFARRRHAAIASGQLQVRIWNDPGHTFHAKGVWADQRYSLLTGNNLNPRGFNLDLENGLLIDDPQGQWLAPREAELTELRRHAPKIASAEALGVKAEHPKEVRKLLRRLRFSRLEPLIKRVL is encoded by the coding sequence GTGAACCCCGAATCCATGCTGGCGGCATTGCCAGGCTACGCCATATCGCCCGAGTCGATCCAGGTGCTGCCCGATGCCAAGGCATACCGCGCCTGCCTGCTCGAGCGCATCCGCACCGCGACCCGGCGCATCGTCATCGTCGCACTGTACCTGCAGGAAGACGAGGCCGGCCAGGAAGTGCTGGATGCCTTGTACCAGGCCAAGGCCGAGCGGCCAGGCCTGGAAATCACCATCGTGGTCGACTGGTTCCGTGCCCGCCGTGGTCTGCTGGGGGGCGGGCGCCAGCCGGGTAACGCTGCCTGGTATCAGGCCCAGCGCCAGTTGCGCGGGCTGGATATCGTCATTCACGGGGTACCGGTGCAGACCCGCGAGCTGTTCGGCGTGCTGCACTTGAAGGGCAGCATCATCGACGATTGCGTGATCTACACCGGCGCCAGCCTGAACAACGTCTACCTGCACCGCTTCGACCGCTATCGCCTGGACCGCTACCACCTGTTCCAGTCGCCGGGGCTTGCCGACGCCATGGTCGACCTGGTACAGCGCCTGTTGCACCACACCGCTACACCACGCCTCGACTTGCCTGCACAACCTGCCACCCGCAGCCTGCGCGGCGATATCCGGCGCTTGCGAGCGCGGTTGCGGCGCATGGCCTACGAGGCACCAGCCAGCGTGGCAGGGCAGGGGTTGCGGGTGATTCCGCTGCTGGGCGTGGGCCGTGGCAACCCGTTGAACCGGGCAATGTGCGCCCTGTTGGCGGCGGCGCGCACGCAACTCATCATCAGTACGCCGTATTTCAACCCGCCGCGTGTGGTCATGCGCGAGCTTGACCATGCGCTGGAGCGGGGGGTGCACGTCGAGCTGATCGTCGGTGACCGCACGGCCAACGACTTCTATATCGCCCCGGGTGAGCCGTTCAGTGCCAGTGGCGCCTTGCCTTATCTGTACGAAGACAACCTGCGTGCCTTCGCCCGACGCCGCCATGCGGCGATTGCCAGCGGCCAGCTACAAGTGCGGATCTGGAACGATCCCGGGCATACCTTCCATGCCAAGGGCGTGTGGGCCGACCAGCGCTATTCGCTGCTGACCGGGAACAACCTGAACCCGCGCGGGTTCAACCTGGACCTGGAAAACGGCCTGCTGATCGATGACCCGCAAGGGCAATGGCTGGCGCCACGGGAAGCGGAGCTGACCGAGCTACGCCGGCATGCGCCGAAGATTGCCTCGGCAGAGGCCTTGGGGGTGAAGGCCGAACACCCCAAGGAAGTACGCAAGCTTCTGCGGCGGTTGCGTTTTAGCCGGTTGGAGCCGTTGATCAAGCGGGTGCTCTGA
- a CDS encoding DMT family transporter: protein MNALRSLIQRQMQSGALYAVLAALGFSFKAIFVKLAYAAGPVDAISLLAMRMGLALPLFAWLVWASRSQGSAPLKLGDGLRVCLLGLLGYYLASLFDFYGLQYISAGLERLILFTYPTLVLVFQAIALRERPSLRTLSAMGLCYLGLGIAFVHDVSVAGVGQQVVLGSLWVFASAVTYALYYSGTGMMLKRMGSMRLAGLCGTASSLMVLAHYLLVAPVGQLWQLPGAVWANAGLMAVFSTVLPIYWVALAIQRLGPTHTAAVGNLGPVLTVLASWALLSEEISLYQVIGLAVVLFAVSRLKPQSKKKAEIATATEPARSL, encoded by the coding sequence ATGAACGCATTACGCAGCCTGATCCAACGCCAGATGCAGAGCGGCGCCTTGTACGCCGTGCTGGCCGCCCTGGGCTTCAGCTTCAAGGCGATTTTCGTCAAGCTCGCGTACGCTGCCGGGCCGGTGGACGCCATCAGCCTGCTGGCGATGCGCATGGGGCTGGCGCTACCGTTGTTCGCCTGGCTGGTATGGGCCAGCCGTAGCCAAGGCAGCGCCCCGCTCAAACTGGGCGACGGTTTGCGTGTGTGCTTGCTTGGGCTGCTGGGTTATTACCTGGCCAGCCTTTTCGACTTTTATGGTTTGCAGTACATCAGCGCCGGGCTCGAGCGGCTGATCCTGTTCACCTACCCGACGCTGGTGCTGGTGTTCCAGGCCATCGCCCTGCGTGAGCGGCCAAGCCTGCGCACCTTGTCGGCCATGGGCCTGTGCTACCTGGGGCTGGGCATCGCCTTCGTCCACGACGTCAGTGTCGCCGGGGTTGGCCAACAGGTGGTGCTGGGCTCGCTGTGGGTGTTCGCCAGTGCGGTGACCTACGCGCTGTATTATTCCGGCACCGGGATGATGCTCAAGCGGATGGGCTCGATGCGCCTGGCCGGGCTGTGCGGCACCGCGTCGTCGCTGATGGTGCTGGCGCATTACCTGCTGGTGGCACCGGTCGGGCAGCTGTGGCAGTTGCCGGGCGCGGTGTGGGCCAACGCCGGGTTGATGGCGGTGTTTTCCACGGTATTGCCGATCTACTGGGTGGCGCTGGCAATCCAGCGGCTCGGGCCGACTCACACTGCGGCAGTGGGCAACCTGGGGCCGGTGCTGACGGTGTTGGCGTCATGGGCACTCTTGAGTGAAGAGATTTCGCTGTACCAGGTCATCGGGCTGGCAGTGGTGCTGTTTGCAGTGTCGCGGCTCAAGCCGCAAAGCAAGAAGAAAGCCGAGATAGCCACAGCGACCGAACCGGCACGTTCTCTGTAG
- the pncB gene encoding nicotinate phosphoribosyltransferase has translation MSDSVFGPRIIQNLLDTDFYKITMMQAVLHNYPNAEVEWEFRCRNGEDLSPYLAEIRYQVEQLAEVTVTHDQLAYLEKIPFLKPDFIRFLSLFRFNLRYVQVGLDGAGQLAIRVRGPWLHVILYEIPLLAIISEVRNRYRYREVVIEQVGERLYQKLDWLKAEASADELAGFQLADFGTRRRFSYRVQEEVVHILKHDFPGRFVGTSNVHLAREFELKPLGTMAHEWFMAHQQLGPRLVDSQAAALECWVREYRGLLGIALTDCITMDAFIGDFDLYFAKLFDGLRHDSGDPLAWAEKAIAHYERLGIDPRSKTLVFSDGLDFAKALGLYRALHERINVSFGIGTKLTCDIPGVEPMNMVIKMTGCNGAPVAKISDSPGKTQCRDENFVAYLKHVFHLN, from the coding sequence ATGAGCGACAGTGTTTTTGGCCCACGCATCATCCAGAACCTGCTGGACACCGACTTCTACAAGATCACCATGATGCAGGCGGTGCTGCACAACTACCCCAACGCCGAGGTGGAATGGGAGTTTCGCTGCCGCAATGGCGAAGACCTTTCCCCCTACCTGGCCGAGATCCGCTATCAGGTGGAGCAACTGGCCGAGGTTACCGTCACCCACGACCAACTGGCCTATCTGGAAAAAATCCCCTTCCTCAAGCCGGACTTCATTCGCTTCCTCAGCCTGTTTCGCTTCAACCTGCGCTATGTCCAGGTGGGCCTGGATGGCGCCGGGCAACTGGCAATCCGCGTGCGTGGGCCGTGGTTGCACGTGATCCTCTATGAAATCCCGCTGCTGGCGATCATCAGCGAAGTACGCAACCGCTACCGCTATCGCGAAGTGGTGATCGAGCAAGTTGGCGAACGCCTGTACCAGAAGCTGGACTGGCTCAAAGCCGAGGCCAGCGCCGATGAGCTGGCCGGCTTCCAGCTGGCGGACTTCGGAACCCGACGGCGCTTCTCCTACCGCGTGCAGGAAGAGGTGGTGCACATCCTCAAGCACGATTTCCCCGGGCGCTTCGTCGGCACCAGCAATGTGCACCTGGCCCGCGAGTTCGAGCTCAAGCCACTCGGCACCATGGCCCACGAATGGTTCATGGCCCACCAGCAGCTCGGCCCACGCCTGGTCGACAGCCAGGCCGCTGCGCTGGAGTGCTGGGTACGGGAGTACCGCGGGCTGTTAGGTATTGCGTTAACCGACTGCATCACCATGGATGCCTTCATAGGCGATTTCGATCTGTACTTCGCCAAGCTGTTCGATGGCTTGCGGCACGACTCGGGCGATCCACTGGCATGGGCGGAAAAAGCCATTGCCCACTATGAGCGGCTGGGGATCGACCCGAGGAGCAAGACCCTGGTCTTTTCCGACGGGCTGGATTTTGCCAAGGCGCTGGGGCTGTACCGGGCGTTGCATGAACGGATCAATGTGAGCTTTGGCATTGGCACCAAGCTCACGTGTGATATCCCAGGGGTTGAGCCGATGAACATGGTGATCAAGATGACCGGCTGCAATGGGGCGCCAGTGGCGAAGATTTCCGACAGCCCGGGCAAGACGCAATGCCGGGACGAGAATTTTGTTGCTTATCTGAAGCATGTCTTTCATCTGAATTGA